Within the Nocardioides aurantiacus genome, the region GTCATGGCGGTGAGATCTGGGTGGATCATTCAGTGACAGCACCGGAACCGAACCACGGCACACGGGTCTGCTTCACGATCCCCACGGGACCTAGGCAGGAGCATGTGCTGCCGGCGGCGGGCCTCCCGGTGGTGTAGTCGGGCTGCTGCCCTCAAAATTGAGTAGGGAAAGGCGGGTTGTGAACTTGCCTCACCGAGTCGACCAAGGAGCAGGTGAGGCAGCCAGCCGCTGCGTCTGCAGAACATCAGAGTGGCTGCAGGTCGCGGCCACGTAGGTGCTCAAAGCGAGAACCACGAGGGCGCGTAGGGCTAGACCACATCGGCGGCATAACCACGCCAAATGCACAGCAGCCCCGGGCGCCCGTACCGTCTGTGGCGTGCAAATTCGACAACTACTCGTGCGCGTTGGCACGCACCAGCGAAGTGCTGGGGATGGCCCTAGGCCGGGCGCCATCACTCTTGGAGACGGTTCACTCACAGCGCGCCGCACAACGTGGACCGCGACGCATCGTTCTTGGCAGCCAAAGCCAGCCCAGCAACGAACTCCCGCCTCGACCGACAACCCACCCGACGTTGAGTCAGACATGCAGACAACTGCCGCAATGCCCACCGTCGAGCCCTCGGTGGGTTCGCGCACAGTGCTCATAGTCGACGACGTCGAGGAGTCACGCGACCTGCTCATGTGGCAACTGGAGCGCGACTCGCAACTGCATGTGATCGGTCAGGCCGCCGACGGTCAGGAGGCGGTAGCTCGCGCCGCCGAACTTCAACCAGACCTGGTCGTTCTCGACCTGAACATGCCCAGACGCGACGGGCTGACGACCATTCCACAGTTGTACAACGTGGCGCCCCGCACCCGAGTCGTAGTCCTAACCAGCTACAACTCTCAGGAAGCCTTGCACGCGGCCGCCGATCTCGGAGCAGTGAAGTGCCTTCTCAAAGGCATGCGCCGCGCCGACTTGCTCAGTGCCCTTCACCGGGCACTAGGGCTAGCTGACTGAGGCACTTGAACTCAAGGCGCCCGGCAGACGTCGTGGCCCCGAATTGACGCCACTGACGACTCAGTTGCCGGTGTCGTTCACCAGGAACTGGATGGTCGCGCGCCCATCGAGAGATGCGAGTTAAAGCCACGTCATTACCGTGATCCTGCGGTGCTGTGCACCTCATCGACCCGCTTCAACTTCGGCAACGGACGGCCGAGGAGGCAGTTCTGGGCGTCGACCCACGCGTCAGGCGCCGACAGCGGGGCAGGGTTCGTCAACACCCCTCTCGGTACTCAACAATGGACTCAGGAACGGCCGACAGGTAGGTCGCCGCTACCTCACCGAACCGACGGAATGGGCTTGAGACATCTCGGGGGGAGGGGATACCAAAGACGGTTCGACGCCGGCCGCCCCGATGCATGATATAGAACTTGCGCGTACCGGATGTGCCGAGTACCGTAATGGCCCTGATCGTCGGAAGGACACGATGGCCGCCAAGCGAGCGCCGGACCAGGTCGAGAGTGCGCTGGGTGGGGAGGGTGCCGGGGGCGCCGAGGCATCCGTCCCGACCAGGGTCGGTCGCAAGCGGGACCACTCGCGTGATGTGGCCATCTTGGAGGCCACGCTTGATGTACTCGCCGAGGTCGGCTACGCAGGCCTCACGATCGACCTCGTCGCGTCCCGGGCAAAGGCTGGCAAGGGGGCCGTCTACCGTCGTTGGTCCTCGAAAGAGGAGATGGTCCTCGAGGCTGTTGCACGAACGCGGCCCGGCGAGGTGTCGAAGGAAGAGTTGCCCGACACCGGGACGCTTCGCGGTGATCTCCTCGCACTGTTCAAGCCCCAACCGCGCGAGGAGACCGAGAGGCGGATGAAGGTGATGGCCGCACTGGCCTCCATGGTCCTCATGCATCCAGACTTCGACGCAGCGGTTAATGACACGATGGTGGCGTCGTGGGCTGATTCCTACCGCGTCTTGATGCGACGCGCCGCCCAACGCGGTGAGATCTCAACCAGCGCTGACATCGACACCATTGCCGACGTCATTCCGTCGGTTGCCGCATACCGTGCCCTGATTCAGCGACGAGCGTTCGAGAGCGATTTCCTGACGACGTGGATCGACGGAGTGATTCTTCCAGCCCTGATGCATGGAGCGGTCGCGACCGAAGACTGAAGGTGTCGCGTGCTCACTGACTTCCACACGGCGACGGAGGTGTGGGGTGCCGGCCACCAGTGGACCAACACGCTTCTTGCGTAGTTATCTAGGTCGAGCGCGCAAAAGCCCGCAAGGCCAGTCCGAGCCGGACGGGCCTTGCGGGCGTGCGCTTACCCGACCAGCACGAGGCTCGCGCCGGTGAGCAGACTGCCGATGAAGAAGTACGGCGCGTTGATCAGTGCGTAGAACACGGGGCGCGCGAAGACCGGGTTGATTGAGATCTGGAAGACCATGGCGATCAGGTAGCCAGCTCCAACGATGGCCCCGAACAACAGCCCATCTGCGAGCTCATTGATCTCGAGGGCGCTGATGAGGACAGCGCTGGTCGCGACGGTGGCGAGATTGCACACGAGCGGGCCGGCGATGAACAGTGGACCGGCGCCGGGAGGGGCATCGTCTGGTCGACCGACAGCGGAGTTGTACACCTTGCCGATAACCACGGTGAAGTAGAGGCCGGCGAGGATGGTGAGGGCTACCAAGGCGACGACTACGCCCCACCAGTTGACTGACACGTCTGTGAACATGAGCTGCTCTCATTCTCTGAGCGAGTTAGGCCGTACGTTTACCGGGAGCGGTCGACGAGACGCCGCCGCGTGCCGGCTCGGGTGGTGCTGTTGGTGCGTGATCGGCTAGTACTGCGCCTGCAGGTCGAGGACCCAGACCACTCCGAAGCGGTCGGTGAGCATCCCGTAGAGCGGCGCACCCCAGGGAGCGGGCCCGAGGTCGGCCTGGATCGTGGCACCGTCGGTGAGCCCGTTCCAGTAGGCCGTGAGCTCGTCTGCAGATTCGGCGTCGCCTCGCACGGAGACGTAGACGGGCTTGTCGCCGCGGTCGTAGGACAGTGCAGAGGGAACGTCGTAGACCATGACGTGGAACCCGTTGTCAGCGAGGACCTGTCCCCACATGACCTGATCGGCCTCCTCGGCGGTGGCCAAACCACCGTTGCTCTGCACGTTGTGGGCGTCGCCGAAGGTGATGGCGGCGACCTCGCCGCCGAAGACGGACTGGTAGAAGTCCAGCGCGGCGCGAGCGTTGCCTCGGAAGTTGAGGTGGGCGGTGGTCGTGATGGGCATGGCGGAGCTCCTTCGTGATGGGGGGTGAGCCCGCTGCACGAGCGAAAGCTCAACGTCCCGATGTGGCGCGGATCCTTTGCTGTCCGCACCACTGACGGTACTACCTAGTTCCGGAACGTTCAATAGCCGGAACGCGAAAGCTCTGCCTGCTTCTGGTGCACCCGGTTGCCCGCAGTCGCGGCGCGCTGAGGCTCGCGAGCCTCGCGATTGCTGGCCCCGTCGCCGCTCGGCACGCGCCGTGGAGGCCTCGTGCCCCGCCACCCGAGCGCCGAGTCGTCCGTGACAGCAGATAGCTGCGAGGTGGGGTGTAGCCAGAATCAGCCGGGGCGCTCTGCGTTTCGCGTTCTGACGTCTGCACGCTTACGCGCACGCCGGCGGCGGACTTCTCCTGCGCCCCGAACTGGCGGCACGCGCGTTGCGCTTCTACGGTCGAGTCAGCATCTGGTCAGGCATGCCACCGACTCGCGCTGCCGGGCCGCGTCAGCGATGACGCTCCGCACTCCCTCAAGGTCTGCCTGAGGTGTGACCATCGGCGCCGTCCACCCAGCGACTCCAAGTCGGAGGGGAATCCCCGTCTAGAAGCGCTGAGTGGGTATCTCAGACACTAGACCGCGGCGAGCTTTAAGAGGCGCTGTCTTGCAGGCGGCCGCGCACGGCCTCATCTTTTGGTGTAGCCAGAACACTGGACAGGTCAGTTATCTCCTGTCGAAAGGCTTCAAGAACAACTAACGGGTCGGGTACCACTGCGGCGTCAGTCTTGAGCCCGATTGTCACCATGCCGTCGTAGGTGAAGATGCAAGTTCCGAGGGTCTGTGTTGCTGACCCCGGCACCCAGCCGAGCAGTCCGGTTACACGCGTCCCTGCCAAGTAGCGGGGCTCGCGTGGCCCGGGAACGTTGGTGGTGACGCCGGTCGCCTTGCCCGCGAAGAAGGTGACGAAAGCGTTGCTGACATTCCGCCCCAACCGTCCGATTCCGGAAATGATCGCGAATGTTATGACGGGCTCGGGAGAACGTTTGATTTTGTCCATGCGCCGCTTCGTTTCCGCCAGACGTTCGGCGGCGCCTGCGACTCCCGACGGCAGCAGCAGGAGGACGACGGCAAAACGGTTTCCCAATTCGGGAGGTGGAGGAAGGTGCAACGGGCGGAGGCTGACCGGAATCATCGTCGGCAAGTCAACAGCGTGAGCACCGCGCTCGACCTGGTAGCGCCTGACGGCCCCGGCCAGCGCAGAGACCAAGACGTCGTTGACGGTCGCATCCGAGGCCTTGGCGATGTCTTTGATGAGCTGCAGTTCAACCGGCTCGGACCACACGGCTTGCTTCTGGGCGCCCACAGGACCTTCGAGTGGCGACGGCGGGTTGCGAGTCAGCATGAGCTTGGCAACGACGCCGACCGCACGTAACGCCGTCCGGACTGTTGCTGCACACGCTCGGAGGCCGGCGGATCGTGCAACGCCCCGCGCCTGAGACCCGACCCTCTCTCCTGTGTCGGCACCAGGGGCTCGACCGCCCGCCGGCGCATGCGCGTCACGGGCATCTTCACCGGTGGCGGCAGACGTCTCGGTGAGCGAGATCAAGACCTGCGTTAGTGCGATGCCGTCCGCAAGGGCGTGGTGCAGTCGTACGTAGATGGCGGCACCCTCATCGAGACCGGTCACCAAGTGAACTTCCCAGAGCGGGCGGTCGCGCGGCAGCGGCGTGGCCATGAATGAGCTGACGTACGTCTGGAGCGCGGCGGCGTCGCCCGGTGCAGGCAGCCGCACCTCGCGCACGTGTCGCTCGAGGTCCAAGTCGGGAACATCGTGCCAACAAGACCTTGACCATGGGTTATGACCCTTGACCGGGATTCGGGAGAACACGGGGTAGATGCCAATGAGTCGCTCGCGGAGCAGGCGATCGAATGCCACCCGGTCGATCGGACCTTCGAGGAACATCACGCATTCGATGACCATGAGGTTGCGGACTCGGTCCATGTCCAGCCAGATCGCGTCGACGGGCTTGACGCGATTGTGTCTCACCATGTGAGCCTGTCACCGCGGTCCAACTTCGGCTTACGGCCACTGCGCGTGCGCGCGCGCGGCATGCTCTTGTCGGTGCGCCCGGTCCGCGGTGGTGACGCGGCACAAGAGGACTTCTTGTGAGTGCTCGGGACCTGCTCCGTCTTGGCTTACGTTGTAAGATGCGAACTCGTGAGAGCCACTTCTGACGACGCAGACGGAGTCAACCCAGTTAGGCATGAGTTCGCGCCTCGCACGATCCAGGACGAGCCGCGTCACCTTTTGGAAGCCGCGTTGAACAAGGTCCACCATCTGGAAGTTGCTCTGGAGCGCCGCACCGTGATCGGTCAAGCCACCGGTATCGCCATGGAGCGTTACCAACTGACCCCCGAGGTGGCGATGGCTGTGCTGCGCAGATTGTCACAGGCGACGAACCACAAACTTCATGACATTGCGACGGATCTCGTCGGCACGTCCATACTCCCTCCTGGTGCCGCCGAGGCCTGCGAGCAAGCCGGGACCGATGTGGCCAGTTCCGCTGACCCGTGAGCCGATTCGCACAAA harbors:
- a CDS encoding response regulator transcription factor; the protein is MPTVEPSVGSRTVLIVDDVEESRDLLMWQLERDSQLHVIGQAADGQEAVARAAELQPDLVVLDLNMPRRDGLTTIPQLYNVAPRTRVVVLTSYNSQEALHAAADLGAVKCLLKGMRRADLLSALHRALGLAD
- a CDS encoding TetR/AcrR family transcriptional regulator, whose product is MAAKRAPDQVESALGGEGAGGAEASVPTRVGRKRDHSRDVAILEATLDVLAEVGYAGLTIDLVASRAKAGKGAVYRRWSSKEEMVLEAVARTRPGEVSKEELPDTGTLRGDLLALFKPQPREETERRMKVMAALASMVLMHPDFDAAVNDTMVASWADSYRVLMRRAAQRGEISTSADIDTIADVIPSVAAYRALIQRRAFESDFLTTWIDGVILPALMHGAVATED
- a CDS encoding DUF1761 family protein → MFTDVSVNWWGVVVALVALTILAGLYFTVVIGKVYNSAVGRPDDAPPGAGPLFIAGPLVCNLATVATSAVLISALEINELADGLLFGAIVGAGYLIAMVFQISINPVFARPVFYALINAPYFFIGSLLTGASLVLVG
- a CDS encoding VOC family protein codes for the protein MPITTTAHLNFRGNARAALDFYQSVFGGEVAAITFGDAHNVQSNGGLATAEEADQVMWGQVLADNGFHVMVYDVPSALSYDRGDKPVYVSVRGDAESADELTAYWNGLTDGATIQADLGPAPWGAPLYGMLTDRFGVVWVLDLQAQY
- a CDS encoding wax ester/triacylglycerol synthase family O-acyltransferase, with the protein product MRHNRVKPVDAIWLDMDRVRNLMVIECVMFLEGPIDRVAFDRLLRERLIGIYPVFSRIPVKGHNPWSRSCWHDVPDLDLERHVREVRLPAPGDAAALQTYVSSFMATPLPRDRPLWEVHLVTGLDEGAAIYVRLHHALADGIALTQVLISLTETSAATGEDARDAHAPAGGRAPGADTGERVGSQARGVARSAGLRACAATVRTALRAVGVVAKLMLTRNPPSPLEGPVGAQKQAVWSEPVELQLIKDIAKASDATVNDVLVSALAGAVRRYQVERGAHAVDLPTMIPVSLRPLHLPPPPELGNRFAVVLLLLPSGVAGAAERLAETKRRMDKIKRSPEPVITFAIISGIGRLGRNVSNAFVTFFAGKATGVTTNVPGPREPRYLAGTRVTGLLGWVPGSATQTLGTCIFTYDGMVTIGLKTDAAVVPDPLVVLEAFRQEITDLSSVLATPKDEAVRGRLQDSAS
- a CDS encoding ANTAR domain-containing protein, whose translation is MNKVHHLEVALERRTVIGQATGIAMERYQLTPEVAMAVLRRLSQATNHKLHDIATDLVGTSILPPGAAEACEQAGTDVASSADP